From Syngnathoides biaculeatus isolate LvHL_M chromosome 19, ASM1980259v1, whole genome shotgun sequence, a single genomic window includes:
- the ncapg2 gene encoding condensin-2 complex subunit G2 translates to MSKREAFVEAACKENVDDFLDLIQLHKNKMDPFDAEEVMQEMSRDQREALWGKLASLLRHFLLEAPPERWEEATDADVDVKRAKAVVAGVTLVANVSLKVLQDGDTYNGLLQIIQQLHNVLLLLPVTETHVLLHIRALCETWWKKNLRQRDKFGHAAFVIALKKSFLLPKPSPELQRLWNLHQVLLNVDYASEAGEQLGKELLQCFLRPPFICNDDGKRLMVFLFSWHVDFIPLIHGTIKNQLQFFNTTVVSHITEVYFRAWKKASGSFLETIESECIQDLMKCAILIHRSSPIRNKVQQIVFFFHKNKAYTPVVKMLSALYKPILWKNLNVPNFEVRANATVLFTDAFPILDPNQEIELALQKQLDMVMALLFDKHPCVRCNAILGMCKILARCWDLLPAVVIVDFLKKFEELAGDCSSDEVRCAVFTYLCMVLDNVLSHPMLEKMMPRFKNSLHDISEKVRVAFVDLLLKFKAVRAGKFWDVCSLDHLVVRLASDKPHVSKRLAALLFDSYFPAEASERDLCGRCISLIQMNPMAARKFYQYAHLHTAPANIVKLMMAIRRILNKCIPRNDDDSELTDSNKENSMPLGENPLGLEKDAIGSLMEVVVILWNTINRTLHHNEETQKQVYNQFAAVMPKYFSAFTDEQCQVALIQMASFMPASMVPTFSYGLLSRLRKMDADAQPSAYGQLLDCMCSWGKTAGVIELISDWLSEALPKTRGERSKRKVTIQVTMEAKPQLALGYLDYLLLHRSTRDKVLALSQGPLKQLHTQLGKWKSLLYSHLSSSTHGLPGADLGLKVFTFHARLSVHLQHNLSDGREYLGCLEDTATWVGEKVLPFLPDSNQGDGDDEAERSRALAAEITKSFLSVCTDTLICLADDNFKYHILHLCSLVVLSEKGYLCIPALLRVLKELTESCQLTEKGQDVATKCLVAVANIFQSVIELLARLFKKEPEEGKLLCQSTLSVLADFLQVAQACNLSGIFDTLFAIVVVETRYALQKMTHPEQVVTPETTEDLPPLSGILLSVILKSPRVAKAFSAELLSSLDSDTLSTLTELAAVVQILAVLCHAGQSNACLKRAGVTVQRQMGTHADADGDVQRALYQCSVTTLNELLTHWADK, encoded by the exons ATGTCCAAGCGTGAGGCTTTCGTTGAAGCCgcctgcaaagaaaatgtagaCGACTTCTTAGATCTCATCCAGCTTCAC AAGAACAAAATGGACCCGTTTGACGCGGAGGAGGTGATGCAGGAGATGTCCAGGGACCAGCGCGAGGCTCTGTGGGGCAAACTGGCCTCGCTCCTCCGACACTTTCTCCTGGAGGCGCCCCCCGAACGCTGGGAGGAGGCCACAGATGCCGATGTTGATGTT aaaCGTGCCAAGGCCGTTGTGGCCGGTGTGACGCTTGTGGCCAACGTGTCCCTGAAGGTCCTGCAAGATGGTGACACCTACAACGGCCTTCTCCAAATTATCCAGCAACTTCACA ATGTTCTGCTGTTGCTTCCCGTGACGGAAACGCACGTGCTGCTCCACATCCGCGCACTGTGCGAGACCTGGTGGAAGAAAAACCTCAGGCAGAGAGACAAGTTCGGTCACGCCGCTTTCGTCATCGCTTTGAAGAAGAGCTTCCTTTTGCCCAAACCG AGTCCTGAGCTCCAAAGGCTCTGGAACCTCCACCAGGTGCTCTTGAATGTGGACTACGCGTCCGAAGCTGGCGAGCAGCTGGGCAAGGAGCTGCTGCAGTGTTTCCTGCGGCCCCCCTTCATCTGTAACGACGAC GGCAAGAGGTTGATGGTGTTTCTCTTCAGCTGGCACGTGGACTTCATCCCGCTCATCCACGGCACCATCAAAAATCAGCTGCAGTTTTTTAACAC GACGGTTGTGTCGCACATCACGGAGGTCTATTTCCGGGCGTGGAAGAAGGCCAGCGGCAGCTTCCTGGAGACGATCGAGAGCGAGTGCATCCAGGACCTCATGAAGTGCGCCATCTTGATCCACAGGTCGTCGCCCATCCGCAACAAAGTCCAACAG attgtcttctttttccacaAGAATAAAGCCTACACCCCAGTGGTAAAGATGCTCAGTGCCCTCTACAAGCCCATTCTTTGGAAAAATCTCAAC GTCCCAAATTTTGAAGTTCGCGCCAACGCCACAGTGCTGTTCACGGATGCCTTCCCCATCCTTGACCCCAACCAGGAAATTGAACTGGCCCTTCAAAAGCAGCTGGACATGGTCATG GCGCTGCTTTTCGACAAACACCCCTGCGTCCGCTGCAACGCCATCCTGGGCATGTGCAAGATCCTCGCCCGGTGCTGGGATTTGCTGCCGGCGGTCGTCATCGTGGACTTCCTGAAGAAGTTCGAGGAGCTGGCGGGCGACTGCAGTTCAGACGAGGTCCGCTGCGCTGTCTTCACG TATCTCTGCATGGTCTTGGACAATGTGCTAAGCCACCCCATGCTGGAGAAGATGATGCCCCGGTTCAAGAACAGCCTCCACGACATCTCGGAGAAGGTCCGCGTGGCTTTTGTCGACTTGCTTCTCAAGTTCAAGGCTGTCCGTGCGGGCAAG TTCTGGGATGTGTGCAGCCTGGACCACCTGGTGGTCCGCCTGGCCTCCGACAAGCCGCACGTGTCCAAGCGCCTGGCCGCGCTGCTTTTCGACTCCTACTTCCCCGCCGAAGCCTCCGAGCGCGACTTGTGCGGCCGCTGCATCTCCTTGATCCAGATGAACCCGATGGCGGCCCGGAAGTTCTACCAGTATGCCCACTTGCACACCGCCCCTGCTAATATAG TGAAGTTGATGATGGCCATCCGACGTATACTGAACAAATGCATCCCACGCAACGATGACGACTCAGAGCTTACTGACAGCAACAAGGAAAACAGCATG CCTCTCGGTGAAAATCCGCTGGGACTGGAGAAGGACGCGATTGGCAGTCTGATGGAGGTGGTGGTCATCCTGTGGAATACGATCAACAGGACGCTACACCACAACGAGGAGACGCAGAAGCAGGTGTACAACCAGTTCGCCGCAGTCATGCCCAAGTACTTCAGCGCCTTCACG GATGAGCAATGCCAAGTTGCCCTCATCCAAATGGCGTCCTTCATGCCTGCCAGCATGGTGCCAACGTTTAG CTACGGCCTGCTGTCCCGCTTGAGGAAGATGGATGCCGACGCGCAGCCCTCAGCGTACGGGCAACTGCTGGACTGCATGTGCAGTTGGGGCAAGACAGCCGGCGTCATTGAGCTCATCAGCGACTGGCTCTCCGAAGCTCTGCCCAAGACCCGAGGG GAACGTTCCAAGCGGAAGGTGACCATCCAGGTGACCATGGAGGCCAAGCCGCAGCTTGCGCTGGGCTACTTGGACTACCTGCTCCTCCATCGGTCCACTCGGGACAAAGTTCTGGCGCTCAGTCAGGGGCCACTCAAGCAGCTCCACACGCAACTAGGGAAGTGGAAG TCGCTCTTGTACTCTCACCTCAGCTCTTCCACTCATGGGCTGCCCGGTGCAGACTTGGGTCTGAAGGTCTTCACATTTCACGCCCGCCTCAGTGTCCACCTACAGCACAAC CTGTCCGATGGCCGTGAGTACCTGGGGTGTCTGGAAGACACAGCGACGTGGGTGGGCGAGAAGGTGCTGCCCTTCCTGCCCGACAGCAATCAGGGAGACGGCGATGATGAGGCAGAGCGGTCCAGGGCGTTAGCGGCAGAGATAACCAAG AGCTTCCTGTCAGTGTGCACGGACACGCTCATCTGTTTGGCCGATGACAACTTCAAGTATCACATCCTGCACCTGTGCTCGCTTGTCGTGCTCTCAG AAAAGGGCTACCTGTGCATTCCCGCCCTGCTGCGAGTTCTAAAGGAGTTGACGGAAAGTTGCCAATTGACGGAAAAGGGGCAGGATGTCGCCACCAAGTGTCTGGTGGCGGTAGCGAACATATTCCAGAGTGTTATAGAACTTTTAGCTCGTCTATTTAAGAAAGAGCCAGAAGAGGGGAAACTG CTGTGCCAGTCGACTTTGAGCGTCCTCGCGGATTTCCTGCAAGTGGCTCAAGCCTGTAATCTCAGCGGGATCTTTGACACCCTTTTCGCCATTGTCGTCGTGGAGACCAGATACGCCCTCCAGAAG ATGACACACCCCGAACAGGTGGTGACTCCAGAGACCACGGAAGACTTGCCCCCTCTGTCCGGGATCCTCTTGTCCGTCATCCTCAAGTCGCCGAGAGTCGCCAA GGCCTTTTCGGCCGAGCTTCTCTCCTCCCTGGATTCAGACACCTTAAGCACGTTGACGGAGCTGGCCGCTGTCGTGCAAATCCTGGCGGTCTTGTGCCATG cgGGACAGTCCAACGCATGCTTGAAGAGAGCCGGCGTAACCGTGCAGCGGCAGATGGGCACGCACGCAGATGCAGACGGTGATGTGCAGAG GGCCCTTTATCAGTGTTCTGTGACAACGCTCAATGAATTGCTGACACATTGGgctgacaaataa